The nucleotide window CGTGCAGCTCCGCGCGCTCGAACGCGAGGCCAAGGCCCAGCGTGACCTGCTGGAATCCTATCTCGCCAAATACCGCGAGGCGAACACCCGCGAAAGCATCGAGGCGGCACCGGCCGACGGCCGCATCATCTCGCGCGCCAGCGTTTCCAACACGCCGGCCTATCCGAAGAAACTGCCGATCGTCTTGATCGCGACGCTGGCGACCTTGCTGCTCACGTCGGGCGCGATCGCGACCGGCGAACTCTTGCGCATGACCGCGCCGCGGGCCGCCGGTACCGCGGGCGTTATGCGCGAGGTCGAGCCGGAAATCGGACCCGAAATTGCACCCGAAATTGCACCCGAAATTGTCTTGGCTTCGCGGTCGGAACCGGTACTCGCGCCGGCGATCGCGCCTGGGCTTCCGGTCGAGGCCCACCGAACTTTTGAGCCGGCGTTGAGTGAACCCGACGCCGACGCTCCCCCTGTGAACATTGCGGCAGGGGACAGCGAGATCGAGCAACTGGCCGATGCGCTGGTTGGCGCAGGCGCTGCCCGGAAAGTGACCGTGCTCGGCACGGCATCGAGCGAGAGCATCACGCTAACGGCACTCACGCTGGCGCGGCTGATGGCGTTGCAGGCGAAAGTCGTGGCGGTCGATCTCGTGGCTTCCTCTCCGGCGATGACGGCAGCGTCGGTCGACCCGGTAGCACCGGGGCTTGCCGAACTGATGCAGGGCGAAGCCTCGTTTGCGCAGATCATCACCAAGGACCGGCTGTCGCGCGTTCATCTCGTCAGCGCCGGACGCCCCGGCTTCGACCGTGCGCAGCTCCAATCGCCGCGGCTGACGCTTGCGATCGACGCGCTGCTGCGGGTTTACGACCACGTGCTGCTGGATGCCGGCTCGGCCTCCGATCTGCCCGCCGAACTCCTGACGTCGCAGGCTCGGGCGATCGTGGTGCCCGAAGCCTCGATGGCGCAGGATGCGCGCGCGCTGATGTGCGATCAGCTCAAGGCGGTCGGCTTTTCGGAGGTGACGATGCTGAGCGGACCCTGTGAGTCGTCAGACACCGTCGAAGCCGGCCCGCGCGTCGTGGCGGCTTGAACGATCCGGTAGGTGGGCAAAGGCGCTCTTGCGCCGTGCCGCCATCTCTCCGAGATCACAGATAGAAATGGTGGGCACACTTCCGCCTTCGCTCGTCGAGCTACGGCGGACAAGTCGCTTTGCCCACCCGGACCTATATCTACCTAACTGAACGCGCTGCGCAGCTTTTGCGCCATCTCCAGCAGCGCCGGATTGTGCTTCACCAGCCGCTTGGTGCGGTTGAGGCCCGACATGACGCCGGCGGCAAGCTTGCCGCGTTGGCTGAGCGGAATGAAGCTGTCGAAGATCGCCTCATCGCTCTTGCAGAACAGCCGCTTGTAATCGTCCGATCCGATACCGAGGTCGAGGGCGCGATAGCCCTGTCCGGCATAGTGATCGATGATGTCGCGCATCAGGATCAGGCCGGGGCTGTACTTCGAATTCGCCGACATAGTGTAGGTGTTGAACATCATCGAGAACCGATGACCATCGGCTACGCCGGCAAACATCGCGATCACTTCCTCTTCGCATTCCAGCGCGTGGATATCGATGGCGTGCCTGCCGCCGGCGAGCGGCGCGGTGCAGGCGCTGCGGACGAATTCCTCGATGCCGGGATCGGCGAACACATTCGGCAGTTTCTGTTCGGCCATCCGCAGCGGCTTGACGCGGAAGAACCAGTCGAGCAGCCGCGCGATGTCAGCCTCTGACGATGCAATATAACTGCGATAGCCGGGCAGGGACTGCAGCTTGCGTTCCTTGCCCTTGAGGCGGCGCCGGAACGAGTTGCTGATCAGCGCGGCAGGCGCAGCGTCGGGCTCGATTACCAGCAGCGGGCAATCATTGGCCGACGGCTGATGCGGCAGCAACGCGAGTGGATTGGGGAGATCGCGCCAACGAACCGGTTGCTGGTGCAGGGCGAGGACGTCGGCTTCGGACCGCTGCGATATCAGAGATATCAAGCCTTCGAGATCGGCTTGCGTTGCGCTTGCGGCGAAATCGCGGTCGAACAGCGCCATGTTGAAGGTGGAATGCTTGCCGCCCATGAAGCTGGCGCAGCGCGCGCCATAGGCCTGCCTGAGCACGAGCGGAAGCAGCACCAGCGGATGGCGTTCCGCATCGTAGGCGATCACGATGAAGGGAACGAAGCCTTCGCGTGCGCCGACTTGCCGCTGCCAGGAGCTGAGGAAGTCGAACCGCTGATATGGCGTGAAGAAGGTTTGCGCGCCTTCCAGGTCGCGCCACACAGCTTCGGCCGCGGCGAGGTCTTGAACGATGTCGATGCTGGCGATGCGGCTCGCCTTCGACCACACATCTGCATCCGCCGTTCGGCCTTTGATCGCGGCAGCCATGGTCATCGCAGAGCCCGTGTTATATGAATTTGTTTACAATTTCGGCTTTGGCCGACCTTCGCAGGGAAATGTCAACAAAGGGTAATACAATGCGGCCGCGGCGGGGGCAGCGCGACCGCATGTTGAGGGCGGTACGTTGGCGTCGGATATCGGAATTTTGCGGCGGGCCCGGATGGAGCTCGCCTATTTCAGCGGCTATTTCAAGCTGAAGCAGCGGGAGACGGGTGGCGCCGGCGTCATTTTGCGGTTCGAGCGCGTGCGTCCGCGCGATTCCCGGCCGTTTCAGCCCAACCGGTGGCGTGAAATCACGCCGCAATTTCTCGACCGGACGATCGGCGCGCTGAAGCGCTGGAACTTCGACCTGATCACGATGGACGAGGTGTGCCGCCGGGCGGTCACGCTGCCAAGGGCCGATCGATTTGCCTGCCTGACCTTCGACGGCGGCTGCAAGGATGTCATCACCCAGGCCTATCCCGTACTGGCGAAGCACGGCGTGCCTTTCATCATCTATTTGCCGACCGCATTTCCGGACGGGCTCGGCGAAGCCTGGTGGTTGGCGTTGGAAGAGATGATCGCGCGCGAGGATCGCATCAGCCTGGTGATCGACCGCAAGGAGCGGCGTTTCGCAACGGGCAGCAAGTCCGAGAAGTATGACACGTTCGAATTTCTGACGAGCTGGATGCGGACGCTGCCGCCGCCGGATCTTTCGTTCGCGATCCACGACCTCTGCACGCGCTACTCCATCGATCTCGCGGCGCTGTCGCGCACTGCCTCGATGGATTGGGACGATCTGGCGAAGCTCGCCGCCGATCCGCTGGTGACGATCGGCAGCGCAACGGTGAACTATTCCGCACTGTCCAACCTGAAAGGGACGGATGCGCAGCGCGAAATGACGATGGGCAAGGCGGTCGCGGAGACCGCGTTGCGCCGCAGCGTCAGCCATTTCGCCTATCCGTTCGGCGACCGGCAATCCTGGCGCCGGGAGCACGTCGTGATGGCGCAGGAGGCAGGTTTCGCCAGCGCGGTATCGACGATCCCGGGGATCGTCGAGGCGAGGGGATATACCAACCTGCACGCGCTGCCGCGGATTGCCTGGAACGGACGGCAGGGCTCGCTGCGCATGATGCGGGTGTTGCTGTCGGGGATGATGTTCCCGCCGGTCAGACCGACCAGGGATAATTGGGTTTAGGTGGCTGGGTTTAGGCGGCTCGATCCGGCCGCGACATCCAGCTCACGATCGGCATCGCCGGCAGCACCCATCCAAGGCCTGCCACGACATAGAAGATCGCCTGCAGCACGCCTGAACTGGCCAGCCACGGCGTCTGGGCGATGGTCATCCCCAGCAGCGACCACACCACGACCAGCGCCAGCAAAGCGAGGGTTCCGAAGAATTTGCGGGTACGTATCGTCATGGCGGAGATGTCAGGCTCGTGGCGGGTTGCGCGCGGGAAGGGGCGGACTATAAGGGGCGCGCCAATTCAATCAAGCGCGCCTTCGGGGCGAGCCAGGACGGATTTTCAGACGGGTTTTATGACCGCTAGTTCCGCACAACAGGCCCCGCATGCCGCCGCCATCAGGTGGTGGCTGATCGTGGTTGCCGCGCTGATCGCTGTCATGGTGCTGGTCGGCGGGGCCACGCGCCTGACGGAATCCGGATTGTCGATCGTGGAGTGGAAGCCGGTTACTGGCACGCTACCGCCGCTCAACGAGGCGCAGTGGGCGCAGGCGTTCGAGGGCTACAAGGCCATTCCTCAATACCGCGAACTCAACGCCGGCATGAGCCTTGCCGAGTTCAAGACCATCTTCTGGTGGGAATGGAGCCATCGGCTGCTCGGACGCGTGATCGGTGCGGTCTACCTGCTGCCGTTCCTGTATTTCCTGTGGCGTGGCGCGTTCAGCACTGAGCTGAAAAAGCGGTTGTGGCTGATCTTCGCCCTCGGCGCGCTGCAGGGGGCGGTCGGCTGGTGGATGGTCGCTTCTGGTCTCTCGCAGCGGACGGAGGTGTCCCAGTATCGTCTGGCGACGCATCTGGTGCTCGCTCTGATCATTTTTGCGTCGATCGTCTGGACGCTCCGGCGGATGAGCGCACGTCCGCAACCGGTCGTTCCCGCGCGGCTGAAGATCTCCGGGGTCGCCTTGCTCGCTTTGACGTTCGTCCAGCTCTATTTCGGCGCGCTGGTCGCGGGCCTGCGGGCGGGCAGGGTATATAACACCTGGCCCGAGATCGACGGCGCCTTCATTCCGTCCGCGGCGCGGCTGTTCTTCGAGGAGCCGTGGTGGCGAAACTTGTTCGACAACACGCTCACAGTGCAGTTCGAGCACCGCATGACCGCCTATGCGCTGCTGGCGCTGGCTGTTCTTCATGCGGTCGATGCCGTAAGGTCACGGGCCGGTGCTGCCGTTGTCGGCGGCGCTTGGTCTCTGGTGGCGGCGATCGCACTGCAGGCCGGGCTCGGCATTCTGACGCTGTTGCATCAGGTGCCGATCGATCTGGCGCTGGCGCATCAGGCCGTCGCGATCGTGGTCCTGACGCTGGCGGTTTTGCAGACTGAGCGTCTGGTTGCGCGGCGCACCGAGCGTGACAGGCAGAAGCTGGTGATGCCGCTCGGGCAGCCTGGCTGAAATTGAGTAATTCTAATCTCCTGTCATTGCCGGAAGTGCCCGATTTGCAGGGGTTTCTTGCTACGAAAGGGCCTTGAGGCATTTGGGCGGCGTGCGGCCGCTTTACTTGAATCGTTTGGACGATAAAACGAGCCAAAACAAAGGTTCAGTTTCATGTCGTCAGCTTTCATCCAGGCCGCCGTTATCCTGCTACGCGAGGGGCTCGAAGCCATGCTGGTGATCGCAGCACTCGCGGGCTATCTGACCAAGGCCGGTGCCGCCCACCGCATTCAGGCGCTGTACGGCGGCGCGCTCGCCGCAGTTGGCGCCAGCTTCGTCGCCGCCTGGCTGTTTGCGGTGCTGAACTCCGGCGACCACAGCGATATCCTCGAGGGCGTCATCATTCTCGTCGCCGCCGCCCTGATGCTCTATGTAAGCGGCTGGCTGATGGTGAAGCAGGACCCGCGCGGCTGGCAGGATTATCTCGCGCACAAAGCCGACCGCGCGCTGTCGCAGGATACGGTGTGGGCAATCGGCGCGCTGGCCTTTCTCGCGGTGTTCCGGGAGGGCGCCGAGACTGTGCTGTTCATCCATGCGCTGGCGAAGACCGAGGGCGGTTGGAGCGCGGGCCTGTTCGCCGGCCTTGCGGTGGCGACGGTAGGCCTCGCTGTGTTGTTCTATTTCATCAACCTGATTGCGCGGAAGCTTCCGCTGCGGCCGCTGTTCATCGTAACCTCGGCGTTCCTGTTCGCGATGGCGATCAAGTTCATCGGCGAAGCGGTGCAGGAGTTCCAGGAACAGGCGGTCATCACCGTCACCGAGGTGAAGGGCTCGGCGTTCCTGACCGCGATCGGCCTCAATCCTTCCATGGAAGCGCTGTCGATCCAGGGCCTGGTGGTCTTGTTTGTGCTGGCGACCTATTCGGTGGTCCAGCGCAACAACCGTCTGATGCGCGAGGACAAGAGCGCCATGCGCGCGGCCGAGTAGTCCGCCGGAAGCTACGCTGCCTGCCGATTGAGTCCGAGATAGTCGAGCCCGATATCGAGCGCGGCGGAGCTGTGGGTCAGCCAGCCAACCGAAATCAGGTCGACGCCGGCTGCCGCGATCGCCTTGGCCGTCTCGGCCGTGATGCGGCCGGACGCTTCGGTGATCGCCCGACCGCCGGTCATGGTGACCGCCTGCCGCAGCTCCTCGATCGCCATGTTGTCGAGCAGGACCGCATCCACCCCGATCGCAAGGGCTTGCTCGAGTTGCGCCAAGGTATCGACTTCGACCTCGATCTTGACGAGGTGACCGGCATGCGCTTTGGCGCGTTCGATCGCGGTCCTGATATCGCCGGCCAGTGCGATGTGGTTGTCCTTGATCAGAATGGCGTCGTCGAGGCCGAAGCGGTGATTGCTGCCGCCGCCGGCGCGGACCGCGTATTTTTCCAGCGCGCGCAACCCGGGCGTGGTCTTGCGAGTACAGACGATGCGCGCCTTGGTCCCCTGCGTTGCCGATACCAGCGAGGCCGTTGCGGTTGCGACACCGCTGAGGTGACAGAGAAAATTCAGCGCCGTGCGTTCGCCGGTCACCAGTCCGCGCGCCGGCCCCTCGATGGCGGCGATCACGTCTCCCGGCGCTACCACGCTGCCGTCAGGGCGCTCCGCCTCAAGTTGGGCGGCAGGATTGACGAGCTGAAACGCAGAGCGCGCAATGTCGAGCCCGGCTACAACGCCGGGTTGGCGCGCGCGCAGCACCAGTGAGGCGTGCCTGTCGGCCGGAACGATCGCGTCCGCGGTGATGTCGCCGGCGCGTCCGAGATCTTCGAGCAGGGCGGCTCGAACCAGCGGTTCGTACATGAGCGGTAGAAGCGGCGTAAGGATCACGGCTAGGCACTCCCGGCGCACAGGGATTCGGTTTCAATGATGCCGCGGGCAATATCGACTGCGTCCGCAAGCGAGATGAATGAAGGCACGGCCGAAGGCAGGGCGTCAGGGAAGTCGGTTCGGTAATGCCCGCCGCGGCTTTCCTCGCGCCGCCAGGCGGCAACCGCGATCATCAATCCCACCAGCGCGGGATCGGAAGACGCACTTCTGCCGCGGGCGTTAGGATAGAGGCCGCGGATCGCGCGTTCGATGCCTAGCCGGTCGCGGAGCACGCCGAGGCCTTGCGACAGGATCGGCCGCACGGCCGAAGGATCGGACGCGGGCGCAGGCGCAGGCGAGATGGCCACGCGTGCTTTCGGCGGGCTGCAGCTCGCGCCCTTGACGCTCCCTGCAACCCATTGCGCGCAGACGATGGCTTCCATCAGCGAATTGCTGGCGAGCCGGTTGGCACCATGCAGCCCGGTGCGGCTGACCTCGCCGCAGGCCCAGAGGCCGTCCACGCTGCTGCGACCTTCGCCATCAACGGCGATCCCGCCCATGTGGTAGTGCACCGCTGGCCTCACCGGAATCGGATCGGTCGCGGGATCGATCCCGGCCATTTTGCAGAAGGCGGAAACGACGGGATAGCGTTTTGCAAATTCCGCTCCCGGATGTTTGCGTGCGTCGAGAAAGACGCGATGTCCTTCTGCGCGGCGGCGCCAGACCGCGCGGGCGACGATGTCACGGGGCGCGAGTTCGACACCTGGCTGGTCCGCCATGAAGCGTTGTCCGGTGTCGTCGATCAGGATGGCGCCGTCGCCGCGCACGGCCTCGGTGAGCAGCGGCATCGGGCGCGACGGCCCGTCGAAGGCCGTCGGGTGAAACTGCACGAATTCGAGATCGGAGAGTTTTGCGCCCGCGCGGGCGGCCAGCGCCAGCCCCTGGCCGTAGCAACCACTGGGATTGGTGCTCTCGAGAAACAGGCCGCCGATGCCGCCCGTCGCGAGCACAACGCGGGCAGTATCGATCACGAACGGACCCTGCGCGTTCGCGGCAAGCACGCCCCTGATGGAGTTGTCTTCGACGATCAGGCTCCGCGCCTCGACACCCTCCAGCAGCATAATCGACGGGCAGCGGCGCACGGCCGCGATCAGCGCGCGCATGATTTCGCGCCCGGTGCCGTCACCAGTGGCGTGCACGATGCGATTGCGGCTGTGTGCGGCCTCGAGACCAAGCCGCCACCCGCCATCGGGACGCCGGTCGAAGGCGACGCCAAGTTTTGCGAGATGCTCGACGGCCGCAGGCGCCGCATGAACAATGCGGCGAGCGACGGATTCGTCGCACAGGCCAGCGCCCGCGGCGATCGTGTCGGCCAGGTGCAGGGCAGGGTCGTCATCGTCGCCCATCGCCGCGGCCAGTCCACCTTGCGCCCACAGGCTCGAGGCTTCCGCGCCGAGCGGTGCCTTCGACAGCAGCACGACCGGCTCAGGCGCCAATTGAAGCGCCGTCATCAATCCGGCGGCGCCGCCGCCTATGATGACGGGATGGTTGGCGAGTGCTGAAATCTCCGTGTTCATAGCGCCAGCATCCTCTCCACCGCACGACGGGCGGGCGCCGCAATCGCGGGGTCGATCGTCACCTCGTGCCGACCGGCCTCCAGCGCGTCGCGGATGTTCTTCAGCGTGATCCGCTTCATGTGCGGGCAGAGATTGCAGGGCCGGATGAATTCGATGTCGGGATGGAGCACCGCGACATTGTCGCTCATCGAGCATTCCGTCAGCAGCACGACCCGGGGCGGCCGCTGTTTGCCGACGAAGTCCGACATCGCTGCGGTCGATCCGGAGAAATCGGCTTCCGCGACCACCTCAGGCGGACATTCCGGATGCGCCAGGATCGTCACATCTGGATGATTTTCGCGCAGTTGCCGGACGTCGGACGCCGTAAACAGCTCGTGCACCTCGCAATGGCCTTTCCATGCGATGATCTTCACGTTCGTCTGCGAGGCGATGTTCTGCGCGAGATATTCGTCCGGCAGCATGATGACGCGCTCGGCGCCGAGCGACTCCACGACCTTGAGCGCGTTGCCCGAAGTGCAGCAGATGTCTGATGCCGCCTTCACCGCCGCCGATGTGTTGACATAGGTGACGACGGGGACGCCGGGATAGCGCTGCCGCATCAACTGCACGTCCTCCGCGGTGATGGACTCCGCGAGGGAACAGCCGGCTCCGAGATCGGGGATCAGCACGGTCTTTTCCGGGTTCAACAGCTTGGCCGTCTCGGCCATGAAGTGCACGCCGGCCAGCACGATGATATCGGCATCGACCTTGGTGGCTTCGCGCGCCAGCAGCAGGCTGTCGCCGACGATGTCGGCGACGCCGTGGAAGATTTCAGGTGTCTGATAGTTATGCGCCAGGACGACCGCATTGCGTTCGCGCTTGAGCGCCAGAATGGCGTCGACGTCCTCGGCAAATACGGCCCATTCAGGTGGCGGGATTACTCGTCTGACCCGGTCATAAAGCGGTGAAACGCGGGCGAGTGCGGCGGTGCTGAGATCGGCCATTTATACTCTCCTTGAGTATATGTTGGCTTATACTTATCCTGAGCATAATCGAAGTCAAGTGCGCGATAGGGGAAGCTTGGTTCCGACGATCGCCCGCTCCGCCAGCACGCCGTGGCGGAACCTGAACAATTTGGCGGGGCGCCCGACCGTGTCGGCAGCGATTGCGCCAGTCTCCTCAACGAGTTGCTGCTGCTCGATCAAGCGGCGAAAATTCTGCTTGTGCACCAGGCGGCCTGCAAGTGCCTCAACGCTGCGTTGCAGTTGCAGCAGGGTGAATTCTGCCGGCATCAGCTCGAACACCACGGGACGGTATTTGATCTTGGCGCGCAGCCGCGCGATTCCGGTGGCGAGAATGCGGCGATGATCTCCGGTCATCGGCCGGCCGGGAATGACGGTCGTGGCAGCTGCACCGTCGCGCACCGCTTCCGGGATCAAGCCTGCTTCATAGAGCAGTTCGTAGCGCTGCAGCACCAGCTCCTCGTTCCATTCGCGGTCGTCGAGGCCAAACGTGATGGCGACGCGCTGCCATCGCTCGCGCTGCAGGCTGGTGGTATCTGCAGATTTCGCCCACGCCCGCAGCCGCGACGACAATGTCTTCGCGAGCGACGGGGAGAGGCCGGCGCGCTGATCTTCCCATGGAAAATATTCGTACCAGCCGGACCAGTGCGCCTCAAAACCCTGGCCGACCTTGTCCTCGCGGGTCAGGCCCAGATAGCTGATCGAGATCGAATGCGGTGACTTGGCATCGCCGGCCCGCCCGCGATCGGCGAACGTGTAGAGCTGCTCGACATAGCCGAGCGGATGGCCGGTCTGCGCCTCGACCCAGGCGCGCAATCCGGTCTGCAGCGAACGGTGCGAGAATTCGAACGGGCCGCTCGGCAGCGCGCCGTCGTTTGCGATGGTCATGATCTTGGGCTCGCCGTCGGTGACGGCGACGAGGACGGCGACAAGATCCGCCGTGATCGCATTGGATGCGTTCGTTTTGCTGGCTTTCCGCGGTGCCCCTGCCACGTCGCTCGTCCGTCTCCGTTGTTGGCTACTGCGTTTAACAGTATCCGTACACGCCGCAAGCGTATGGCAGGCGATTCCAGTAAGGCTCATAGGGGCCGCCATAATAGGGGCCGTCATAACTGTAGGAATGACTGGTGCCGTAGTAACCGGGCAGCGTCGATGATCCCGGCAAGAGCGGCGTGCCGAAGATGCGCGGCGCATAGGCCTTGATCCCGGTCGGCACGAGCACCTCTTCTTCGACCACCACCAAGGCGCGGCCGCGCCGCACATAAAGGGGGGCTGTTGGCGGGGTAACCGTGGTGCGGTAATTGTAATGCGCGCGCGGCAAGCCCGGCGGCAACTGGCTGGCGGCCCGGACCGCGGCGCGCCTGCCGGCGGCAGCTTTCTCGGGGCGTTTCGTTGCGGTTGGGCTGTTGGCGGGCTTGGCGGTTGCCGGGGTGTCAGCGGGCTTGGTGGCGACAGGAGGGGCGGCCGGCTTCGCTGCTGCTGGGCCATCGGCGGGCTGGGTGGCTCCAGGATCCTCGGCCGCAGCGGTTCCGACCGCGAAAATCGCGACCAGAATTGGCGTCATCCAGCGCAGCATCGTTGGCTCCGAATCATCGAGGGCAGCTCAGCGCCATTTTATGCTGGAATGAGCGTTAACGAGAGGCTTGTGATTTCGCCGGACGGATCGCTGGGCGGATATGCCGTCTATGACTCCTGATCGTCATTCCGGGATGGTGCGCAAGCACCAGACCCGGAATCTCGAGATTCTCAGGGGCGCAAGGGGCGCTCCATAGTTCGATGCTGCGCATCGCCCCGGAATGACTGCCGTTACGCGCTCAGCGCCTGCTCCAGATCCGCGATCAGATCTTCCTTGTCCTCGATGCCAATCGAGAGGCGCACGACATCAGGCCCCGCGCCGCTTCGCACCTTGGCGTCGTCGTCGAGCTGGCTGTGCGTGGTCGATGCCGGGTGAATCACCAGCGAGCGGGTGTCGCCAACATTGGCCAGGTGCGAGAACAGTTTCAGGTTCGAGACCAGGCTGACGCCGGCGTCGTAGCCGCCCCTCAGGCTGAAGGTGAATACGGCACCGGCGCCCTTCGGCGCGTACTTGCGCGCGAGCTTGTTGTACTTGTCACTGGCAAGGCCCGCATAGTTCACCGACGCTACAGCGGAATGGCCGGCAAGAAATTCCGCGACCGCCTTGGCATTCTCGCAATGCCTCTGCATGCGCAGCGGCAGCGTCTCGATGCCGGTCAGTATCATGAAAGCGTTGAACGGCGACAGCGCCGGACCGAGGTCGCGCAAGCCCAGCACGCGGCAGGCGATCGCGAAAGCGAAATTGCCAAACGTCTCCTGGATCCTGATGCCGTGATATTCCGGCCGCGGCTCGCTCAGCATCGGGTACTTGTTGTCCTTCGACCAATCAAACGTGCCGCCATCGACGATGATGCCGCCGAGCGAGTTGCCGTGGCCGCCCAAGAATTTCGTCAGCGAGTGCACGACGATGTCGGCGCCGTGATCGATCGGGCGGATCAAATACGGCGTTGCCAGCGTGTTGTCGACGATCAGCGGCACGCCGGCCTTGCGGGCTACTTCTGCGATCGCCTCGATGTCAGTGATGCTGCCGGCGGGGTTGGCGATCGATTCGATGAAGATCGCCTTGGTGCGCGGCGTCACCGCGCGCTCGAAGCTGCCGATATCGTCGGGGTCGGCCCACGCCACGTTCCAGCCAAAGCTCTTGAACGCATGCGTGAACTGGTTGATCGAGCCGCCGTAGAGTTTTCGCGCGGCGATGAACTCGTCGCCAGGCATCAATAATTGCTGCAGCACGACGACCTGCGCGGCGTGCCCGGAGGCGACCGCCAGCGCCGCGGTGCCGCCTTCCAGCGCCGCCATGCGCTCTTCCAGCACGGCGGTCGTGGGATTGCCGATGCGGGTATAGATGTTGCCGAAAGCCTGCAGCCCGAACAGCGAGGCGGCGTGGTCGGCATCGTTGAATACGAAGGACGTAGTTTGATAGATCGGCGTCACCCGGGCGCCGGTGGTAGGATCGGGCTGCGCGCCGGCATGCACGGCAAGGGTCGAGAATCCCGGGAGACGGTCGGTCATTCTTTGGCGTCCTGTTCTGGCTTGCTTGAAATGCGTTGACGATGCTGATCGCAGCCGCGTCTGCCGTCAAGGCGAGGCGTTCA belongs to Bradyrhizobium icense and includes:
- a CDS encoding DUF2842 domain-containing protein is translated as MTIRTRKFFGTLALLALVVVWSLLGMTIAQTPWLASSGVLQAIFYVVAGLGWVLPAMPIVSWMSRPDRAA
- a CDS encoding COX15/CtaA family protein, translated to MTASSAQQAPHAAAIRWWLIVVAALIAVMVLVGGATRLTESGLSIVEWKPVTGTLPPLNEAQWAQAFEGYKAIPQYRELNAGMSLAEFKTIFWWEWSHRLLGRVIGAVYLLPFLYFLWRGAFSTELKKRLWLIFALGALQGAVGWWMVASGLSQRTEVSQYRLATHLVLALIIFASIVWTLRRMSARPQPVVPARLKISGVALLALTFVQLYFGALVAGLRAGRVYNTWPEIDGAFIPSAARLFFEEPWWRNLFDNTLTVQFEHRMTAYALLALAVLHAVDAVRSRAGAAVVGGAWSLVAAIALQAGLGILTLLHQVPIDLALAHQAVAIVVLTLAVLQTERLVARRTERDRQKLVMPLGQPG
- a CDS encoding GNAT family N-acetyltransferase — translated: MTMAAAIKGRTADADVWSKASRIASIDIVQDLAAAEAVWRDLEGAQTFFTPYQRFDFLSSWQRQVGAREGFVPFIVIAYDAERHPLVLLPLVLRQAYGARCASFMGGKHSTFNMALFDRDFAASATQADLEGLISLISQRSEADVLALHQQPVRWRDLPNPLALLPHQPSANDCPLLVIEPDAAPAALISNSFRRRLKGKERKLQSLPGYRSYIASSEADIARLLDWFFRVKPLRMAEQKLPNVFADPGIEEFVRSACTAPLAGGRHAIDIHALECEEEVIAMFAGVADGHRFSMMFNTYTMSANSKYSPGLILMRDIIDHYAGQGYRALDLGIGSDDYKRLFCKSDEAIFDSFIPLSQRGKLAAGVMSGLNRTKRLVKHNPALLEMAQKLRSAFS
- the nadC gene encoding carboxylating nicotinate-nucleotide diphosphorylase, with translation MYEPLVRAALLEDLGRAGDITADAIVPADRHASLVLRARQPGVVAGLDIARSAFQLVNPAAQLEAERPDGSVVAPGDVIAAIEGPARGLVTGERTALNFLCHLSGVATATASLVSATQGTKARIVCTRKTTPGLRALEKYAVRAGGGSNHRFGLDDAILIKDNHIALAGDIRTAIERAKAHAGHLVKIEVEVDTLAQLEQALAIGVDAVLLDNMAIEELRQAVTMTGGRAITEASGRITAETAKAIAAAGVDLISVGWLTHSSAALDIGLDYLGLNRQAA
- the nadA gene encoding quinolinate synthase NadA — protein: MADLSTAALARVSPLYDRVRRVIPPPEWAVFAEDVDAILALKRERNAVVLAHNYQTPEIFHGVADIVGDSLLLAREATKVDADIIVLAGVHFMAETAKLLNPEKTVLIPDLGAGCSLAESITAEDVQLMRQRYPGVPVVTYVNTSAAVKAASDICCTSGNALKVVESLGAERVIMLPDEYLAQNIASQTNVKIIAWKGHCEVHELFTASDVRQLRENHPDVTILAHPECPPEVVAEADFSGSTAAMSDFVGKQRPPRVVLLTECSMSDNVAVLHPDIEFIRPCNLCPHMKRITLKNIRDALEAGRHEVTIDPAIAAPARRAVERMLAL
- a CDS encoding polysaccharide deacetylase family protein; translated protein: MASDIGILRRARMELAYFSGYFKLKQRETGGAGVILRFERVRPRDSRPFQPNRWREITPQFLDRTIGALKRWNFDLITMDEVCRRAVTLPRADRFACLTFDGGCKDVITQAYPVLAKHGVPFIIYLPTAFPDGLGEAWWLALEEMIAREDRISLVIDRKERRFATGSKSEKYDTFEFLTSWMRTLPPPDLSFAIHDLCTRYSIDLAALSRTASMDWDDLAKLAADPLVTIGSATVNYSALSNLKGTDAQREMTMGKAVAETALRRSVSHFAYPFGDRQSWRREHVVMAQEAGFASAVSTIPGIVEARGYTNLHALPRIAWNGRQGSLRMMRVLLSGMMFPPVRPTRDNWV
- a CDS encoding FTR1 family iron permease yields the protein MSSAFIQAAVILLREGLEAMLVIAALAGYLTKAGAAHRIQALYGGALAAVGASFVAAWLFAVLNSGDHSDILEGVIILVAAALMLYVSGWLMVKQDPRGWQDYLAHKADRALSQDTVWAIGALAFLAVFREGAETVLFIHALAKTEGGWSAGLFAGLAVATVGLAVLFYFINLIARKLPLRPLFIVTSAFLFAMAIKFIGEAVQEFQEQAVITVTEVKGSAFLTAIGLNPSMEALSIQGLVVLFVLATYSVVQRNNRLMREDKSAMRAAE
- a CDS encoding L-aspartate oxidase, with amino-acid sequence MNTEISALANHPVIIGGGAAGLMTALQLAPEPVVLLSKAPLGAEASSLWAQGGLAAAMGDDDDPALHLADTIAAGAGLCDESVARRIVHAAPAAVEHLAKLGVAFDRRPDGGWRLGLEAAHSRNRIVHATGDGTGREIMRALIAAVRRCPSIMLLEGVEARSLIVEDNSIRGVLAANAQGPFVIDTARVVLATGGIGGLFLESTNPSGCYGQGLALAARAGAKLSDLEFVQFHPTAFDGPSRPMPLLTEAVRGDGAILIDDTGQRFMADQPGVELAPRDIVARAVWRRRAEGHRVFLDARKHPGAEFAKRYPVVSAFCKMAGIDPATDPIPVRPAVHYHMGGIAVDGEGRSSVDGLWACGEVSRTGLHGANRLASNSLMEAIVCAQWVAGSVKGASCSPPKARVAISPAPAPASDPSAVRPILSQGLGVLRDRLGIERAIRGLYPNARGRSASSDPALVGLMIAVAAWRREESRGGHYRTDFPDALPSAVPSFISLADAVDIARGIIETESLCAGSA
- a CDS encoding NUDIX hydrolase yields the protein MAGAPRKASKTNASNAITADLVAVLVAVTDGEPKIMTIANDGALPSGPFEFSHRSLQTGLRAWVEAQTGHPLGYVEQLYTFADRGRAGDAKSPHSISISYLGLTREDKVGQGFEAHWSGWYEYFPWEDQRAGLSPSLAKTLSSRLRAWAKSADTTSLQRERWQRVAITFGLDDREWNEELVLQRYELLYEAGLIPEAVRDGAAATTVIPGRPMTGDHRRILATGIARLRAKIKYRPVVFELMPAEFTLLQLQRSVEALAGRLVHKQNFRRLIEQQQLVEETGAIAADTVGRPAKLFRFRHGVLAERAIVGTKLPLSRT